In a single window of the Dreissena polymorpha isolate Duluth1 chromosome 3, UMN_Dpol_1.0, whole genome shotgun sequence genome:
- the LOC127875012 gene encoding uncharacterized protein LOC127875012 isoform X5, with protein sequence MAISMLQTFLILAVGIHEVTAGEWCFVQKSFDFGTDYKYCSWGCCTYNYGKQCCEQTNIGVLVGSIVGGVIGLIVLVSILVACCCIMKRQRARQEQVFTTANIQPVYGAPGTQMAYAQQPYQPYPIQTTNMQPGYMSAPTQPMQSWQPPPYEEVNKGLNP encoded by the exons ATGGCAATTTCAATGCTGCAGACGTTTTTAATTTTGGCTGTCGGAATACACG AGGTTACAGCTGGTGAGTGGTGTTTCGTACAGAAATCATTTGACTTTGGGACTGATTATAAGTACTGCAGTTGGGGATGCTGCACCTACAACTATGGGAAGCAATGCTGTGAACAAAC TAATATCGGAGTTCTGGTCGGTAGCATAGTAGGAGGAGTGATCGGTCTGATAGTGCTGGTTTCGATACTGGTTGCCTGTTGTTGTATCATGAAACGGCAGCGAGCCCGCCAGGAGCAGGTTTTTACAACAGCAA ATATCCAACCCGTTTACGGTGCTCCCGGTACACAAATGGCATACGCACAGCAACCGTACCAGCCTTACCCTATTCAAACAACCAACATGCAGCCTGGTTACATGTCAGCACCCACTCAGCCAATGCAGTCATGGCAACCACCCCCATATGAGGAGGTGAACAAGGGTTTGAATCCTTGA
- the LOC127875012 gene encoding uncharacterized protein LOC127875012 isoform X2 produces the protein MAISMLQTFLILAVGIHEVTAGEWCFVQKSFDFGTDYKYCSWGCCTYNYGKQCCEQTYVSNIGVLVGSIVGGVIGLIVLVSILVACCCIMKRQRARQEQVFTTANIQPVYGAPGTQMAYAQQPYQPYPIQTTNMQPGYMSAPTQPMQSWQPPPYEEVNKGLNP, from the exons ATGGCAATTTCAATGCTGCAGACGTTTTTAATTTTGGCTGTCGGAATACACG AGGTTACAGCTGGTGAGTGGTGTTTCGTACAGAAATCATTTGACTTTGGGACTGATTATAAGTACTGCAGTTGGGGATGCTGCACCTACAACTATGGGAAGCAATGCTGTGAACAAACGTATGTAAG TAATATCGGAGTTCTGGTCGGTAGCATAGTAGGAGGAGTGATCGGTCTGATAGTGCTGGTTTCGATACTGGTTGCCTGTTGTTGTATCATGAAACGGCAGCGAGCCCGCCAGGAGCAGGTTTTTACAACAGCAA ATATCCAACCCGTTTACGGTGCTCCCGGTACACAAATGGCATACGCACAGCAACCGTACCAGCCTTACCCTATTCAAACAACCAACATGCAGCCTGGTTACATGTCAGCACCCACTCAGCCAATGCAGTCATGGCAACCACCCCCATATGAGGAGGTGAACAAGGGTTTGAATCCTTGA
- the LOC127875012 gene encoding uncharacterized protein LOC127875012 isoform X3, with protein sequence MAISMLQTFLILAVGIHGVTAGEWCFVQKSFGFGTDYKYCSWGCCTYNYGTQCCEQTNIGVLVGSIVGGVIGLIVLVSILVACCCIMKRQRARQGQVFTTANVQPVYGAPGTQMAYAQQPYQPYPTQTTNMQPGYMSASSQPMQSWQPPPYEEVNKGMKP encoded by the exons ATGGCAATTTCAATGCTGCAGACGTTTTTAATTTTGGCTGTCGGAATACACG GGGTTACAGCTGGTGAGTGGTGTTTCGTACAGAAATCATTTGGCTTTGGGACTGATTATAAGTACTGCAGTTGGGGATGCTGCACCTACAACTATGGGACGCAATGCTGTGAACAAAC TAATATCGGAGTTCTGGTCGGTAGCATAGTAGGAGGCGTGATCGGTCTGATAGTGCTTGTGTCGATACTGGTTGCCTGTTGTTGTATCATGAAACGGCAGCGAGCCCGCCAGGGGCAGGTTTTTACTACAGCAA aTGTCCAACCCGTTTACGGTGCCCCCGGTACACAAATGGCATACGCACAGCAGCCGTACCAGCCTTACCCTACTCAAACAACCAACATGCAGCCTGGTTACATGTCAGCATCCTCTCAGCCGATGCAGTCATGGCAACCGCCCCCATATGAGGAGGTGAACAAGGGTATGAAGCCTTGA
- the LOC127875012 gene encoding uncharacterized protein LOC127875012 isoform X1: MAILMLHKFLILAVGIHEVTAGEWCFVQKSFDFGTDYKYCSWGCCTYNYGKQCCEQTYVSNIGVLVGSIVGGVIGLIVLVSILVACCCIMKRQRARQEQVFTTANIQPVYGAPGTQMAYAQQPYQPYPIQTTNMQPGYMSAPTQPMQSWQPPPYEEVNKGLNP, from the exons ATGGCAATTTTAATGCTACATAAGTTCTTAATTTTGGCTGTCGGAATACACG AGGTTACAGCTGGTGAGTGGTGTTTCGTACAGAAATCATTTGACTTTGGGACTGATTATAAGTACTGCAGTTGGGGATGCTGCACCTACAACTATGGGAAGCAATGCTGTGAACAAACGTATGTAAG TAATATCGGAGTTCTGGTCGGTAGCATAGTAGGAGGAGTGATCGGTCTGATAGTGCTGGTTTCGATACTGGTTGCCTGTTGTTGTATCATGAAACGGCAGCGAGCCCGCCAGGAGCAGGTTTTTACAACAGCAA ATATCCAACCCGTTTACGGTGCTCCCGGTACACAAATGGCATACGCACAGCAACCGTACCAGCCTTACCCTATTCAAACAACCAACATGCAGCCTGGTTACATGTCAGCACCCACTCAGCCAATGCAGTCATGGCAACCACCCCCATATGAGGAGGTGAACAAGGGTTTGAATCCTTGA
- the LOC127875012 gene encoding uncharacterized protein LOC127875012 isoform X4, translated as MAILMLHKFLILAVGIHEVTAGEWCFVQKSFDFGTDYKYCSWGCCTYNYGKQCCEQTNIGVLVGSIVGGVIGLIVLVSILVACCCIMKRQRARQEQVFTTANIQPVYGAPGTQMAYAQQPYQPYPIQTTNMQPGYMSAPTQPMQSWQPPPYEEVNKGLNP; from the exons ATGGCAATTTTAATGCTACATAAGTTCTTAATTTTGGCTGTCGGAATACACG AGGTTACAGCTGGTGAGTGGTGTTTCGTACAGAAATCATTTGACTTTGGGACTGATTATAAGTACTGCAGTTGGGGATGCTGCACCTACAACTATGGGAAGCAATGCTGTGAACAAAC TAATATCGGAGTTCTGGTCGGTAGCATAGTAGGAGGAGTGATCGGTCTGATAGTGCTGGTTTCGATACTGGTTGCCTGTTGTTGTATCATGAAACGGCAGCGAGCCCGCCAGGAGCAGGTTTTTACAACAGCAA ATATCCAACCCGTTTACGGTGCTCCCGGTACACAAATGGCATACGCACAGCAACCGTACCAGCCTTACCCTATTCAAACAACCAACATGCAGCCTGGTTACATGTCAGCACCCACTCAGCCAATGCAGTCATGGCAACCACCCCCATATGAGGAGGTGAACAAGGGTTTGAATCCTTGA